CTGGCGACGTCGCCGCCGGCGCCCTTGGACTCGGCCAGGGCCGCGGCCCAGGCATCGGCCATGTCGTCCTGCTCGGACGGGTTGCTTGCTTCTTCAGCCGACATTGTGATCTCCCAGCCAGCCCAGGTTGGAGCCGGTCAGCAAACGTTCGATCTTGATGGCGTAGTGCCCGTTGGAGGTGCCGTAGTGCGCGTCGAACACGGGCACGCCGTCCACCTTGGCCTGGATCTGAGGCTCCAGGTCCAGCTCGATGAAGTCGCCGGGCTTGAGGGCCAGCAGCTGCTCCACCGTGGCCGGAGCCGTGCCCAGTTCGGCCACCAGATCCACCTCGGCCGCCTGGATCTGCTGCTTGAGCAGCTTGACCCAGCGGTGGTCCACCTCGACGGAGTCGCCCTGCATGGACGAATACAGCACGTCGCGGATGGGCTCCAGCGTCGAGTAGGGAATGCAGAAGTGCACCGAGCCCGAGGTCTCGCCGATCTCCAGCGTGAAGCTGGTGGCGACGATGATCTCGCTGGGCGTGGCGACGTTGGCGAACTGGGGCTGCATCTCCGAGCGCTGGTAGTCCAGCTCCAGCGGGTAGATGCCGCGCCAGGCGCGCTTGTATTCCTCGGCGATGCAGGCCACCAGGCGCTCGATCACGCGCTGCTCGGTGGCCGAGAAGTCGCGGCCCTCGATGCGGGTGTGGAACTTGCCCGAGCCGCCGAACAGCGAATCGATGACTGCGAAGACGATGCTCGGGTCGCAGACGATCAGGCCCGAGCCGCGCAGCGGCCGCACCTGCATGATGTTGAAGTTGGTCGGGACGACGATCTCGCGCAGGAAGGCGCTGTACTTCTGCACCTTGATGCCGCCGATGGAGACCTCGGGGCTCTTGCGGATCATGTTGAACAGCCCCACGCGGATGTTGCGCGCAAAGCGTTCGTTGATGATCTCCATGGTCGGCATGCGACCACGGACGATGCGCTCCTGGCTCGCCAGGTCGTACGGCCGGATGCCGTCGGTCGGCGCCTCTTCCTGCTCGAGCTTCTGGCTTTCGCCGGTGATGCCCTGCAGCAGTGCGTCGACTTCGTCTTGCGAGAGGATCTGCTGGTTCATCGCTGTGTCACCTCACCGACGGCCACCGGGGGCCAGGGCCGCGGGCGAAAGCTCCCATGTCACTGGATGATGAAGCTGGAGAACTGGATGGCCTTGATCGGCGAATCGTCGATCGTGTCGTAGCTGCGGCGGCGCCTCTTCTTGCCCGGCTCGGCAGGGGCCTCCTTGGCATCCGGGTCTTCCAGTTCGATGCCCATGGGCAGCACCGCCTCGCGCAGGATCTGCTCGGCCAGCTTCTCCTTGCCGCCCTCGGCCATCAGTTCCTCGGAGCTCTTGTGCGAAAGCAGCAGCAGGATGTTGTTGCGGATGGCCGGCAGGTAGGCCTTGATCTCTTCGCCGGCCTTCTCGTCCTCGACCTGCAGGGTGATGCCGATCTGGGCGTAGCGATCGGTGTCGCGGTCGGTCAGGTTGACCACGAAGGGGTCCAGCGCGACGAACACCGGCGGATGCTTGGGATCCTCCTTCTTGTGCTCGCGCTTGGGCTTCTTCTCGACCTGCGCGGTCTCGTCACCGCTGCCATCGCCTTCCTCGCCGTCGGCGGACTTCTTCTTCAACAGGAAGAAGGCCGCGCCCCCGCCCAGCACCAGCAGCAGGACGAGCGCGAGCACGATGATGATCAGTTTCTTCTTGCCCTTGGGGGCCGGTGCATCGGCAGCGGGCGCGGCGGCAGAGGACATGGCGGCTCCTTGTAGTCTGTCCGGGTCCGGCGGCTTCCCTTAGGGGAAGGTCGCAACGGACCTTTGATGAACAGATTATTGGGAGCCGGCGCCCACGCCGAAGCCATGAAAAGCAGGCCTTTTTGGCACCCGGCGGCGCCTGAGCAGGGTCAGGGCCCCGGGAGCGGGCCTGCCTCAGGCGTAGAAGTCCACCAGGCCCTGCTGGCGCACCACCGGCCGGCTGGCCCCGGCGCTGCCGGCATCGGCCACGCCGCCCAGGGCGCTGCTGCCGCGGCCGGCCCGGCCGGCGGAGCGGCCCGCGCCCTGCTCGTCGGGCGAGCCGGAGGAGCGGCTGCCCTGGTCGAAGACCTGGCCACCGGCCAGGCTCAGACCCACGCCGTCGAGCTGGGCCGACAGCTGCGGCAGGGCCAGGTTCAGGGCCTCGCGGGTGCTGGGCACCGCCGAACCCAGTTCGACCTGGGTCTGGCCGTCCTTCACGGCGATGTGGATCTCGATCGGACCCAGATCCTGCGGATGCAGTTCCAGCGACGCATGCTCGATGCCGTCGTTGACCCAGGTGCTGAGCTGCACGCCCAGCGCGGCGGGGAATTCGGGGTGGTCCGGCGCCATGGGCAGCTGGGCGCTGGCCGTGGCGGCGGATTCGGGGCTCGGGGTGGGCGGCGGCGCCACCGGCGCGGCCAGGGCACCCAGGCTGGCCAGCCCGGGGTCGCCGGCGCCGCCGGGTGTGGCGGCCTGCTCCTGGCGGGCGTGCATCACGGCCTGCAGGCCGCCATCGCTGCCCGGCTGGCCGCCGGCCTGCTGCAGGGCGGCGGCAAAGTCGCCGCTGGCACCGGCGCCCGGCTGGCCGTGGCCCACACCACCCGCGCCCTTGGCGCCGGCAGCGGCACTGGCCTCGCTGCCCGCGGCGTCCGCCGCAGGCTGCGCGCCGCGGGCCTCCACCCGGCCGCCACGGCCGCCGTGCCCGGCGCCGGCCTCCGTCGCGGCGCGGCGGCCGCGCGCGGCTTCCGCACCGGCACGGGCCATGGCCACGGTGGACGGAGCCACGCCCTGGGCCTGGGC
This sequence is a window from Ideonella dechloratans. Protein-coding genes within it:
- the fliM gene encoding flagellar motor switch protein FliM, whose translation is MNQQILSQDEVDALLQGITGESQKLEQEEAPTDGIRPYDLASQERIVRGRMPTMEIINERFARNIRVGLFNMIRKSPEVSIGGIKVQKYSAFLREIVVPTNFNIMQVRPLRGSGLIVCDPSIVFAVIDSLFGGSGKFHTRIEGRDFSATEQRVIERLVACIAEEYKRAWRGIYPLELDYQRSEMQPQFANVATPSEIIVATSFTLEIGETSGSVHFCIPYSTLEPIRDVLYSSMQGDSVEVDHRWVKLLKQQIQAAEVDLVAELGTAPATVEQLLALKPGDFIELDLEPQIQAKVDGVPVFDAHYGTSNGHYAIKIERLLTGSNLGWLGDHNVG
- a CDS encoding flagellar basal body-associated FliL family protein — encoded protein: MSSAAAPAADAPAPKGKKKLIIIVLALVLLLVLGGGAAFFLLKKKSADGEEGDGSGDETAQVEKKPKREHKKEDPKHPPVFVALDPFVVNLTDRDTDRYAQIGITLQVEDEKAGEEIKAYLPAIRNNILLLLSHKSSEELMAEGGKEKLAEQILREAVLPMGIELEDPDAKEAPAEPGKKRRRRSYDTIDDSPIKAIQFSSFIIQ
- a CDS encoding flagellar hook-length control protein FliK — its product is MPLNADNSTSALERIAATKSATQRQANRTGGHTAAPSKGGTAQAEGRSEHARSFAQMLRTQHSLKGGPAAEDSETTLQARRGSTHATEKRGEDKDSSVTAKEKATPDHSKATAEDLDPNAAAQAQGVAPSTVAMARAGAEAARGRRAATEAGAGHGGRGGRVEARGAQPAADAAGSEASAAAGAKGAGGVGHGQPGAGASGDFAAALQQAGGQPGSDGGLQAVMHARQEQAATPGGAGDPGLASLGALAAPVAPPPTPSPESAATASAQLPMAPDHPEFPAALGVQLSTWVNDGIEHASLELHPQDLGPIEIHIAVKDGQTQVELGSAVPSTREALNLALPQLSAQLDGVGLSLAGGQVFDQGSRSSGSPDEQGAGRSAGRAGRGSSALGGVADAGSAGASRPVVRQQGLVDFYA